In Gammaproteobacteria bacterium, the following proteins share a genomic window:
- a CDS encoding gamma-glutamyltransferase family protein — translation MIRSAVVFLLAVLFSASTDAQRTVKPVLHGKHWVAITGKPLGATAGAMIFARGGNAVDATCAMLAATSTMWDTLGWGGETQALIYHPQQKKVIGINGLGVAPTGATAEFFRSKGMRYPPEFGPLAAVTPGTPGALMTMLAEWGTLSLADVLAPAMDMAAGYPVEQSQADNMERRREVLSQWEYSAKVFLPHLEECKRSRKADCRAAPYPGEVLRQAELLDTLKKLVAAEQTALDKGADRKAAIYAAYERFYKGDIAAELVRATQAAGGLITMQDLASWEVKIEQPVMSTYKGIEVYKLTHWVQGPVMLQALNILESADVAAMGYNSTRYIHALYQAMNLAFADRDFYYGDPYMPPVEPIAGLLSKKYAQSRFEKIDWRRNDAGAKPGDPYKFQKGKNPYLDLLKDWTNVPPAADAEGEAGWQQTNLLTPDEAFMAGTTSIQAADAEGWIVSVTPSGGWIPAFIAGKTGIGLSQRMQSFVLDPAMNPYNVLTPGQRPRATLTPGMAIRDGKPYLSFAVQGGDSQDQNLLQFFLNVVEFGMNVQEAVEAANINSYQMQSSFGAHTAEPGRLRVRDDLPEFTQQQLKKMGYKVETRQRTSGPITAIYFDHDNGTLWGGASDFGEDYGLAW, via the coding sequence ATGATTCGCAGCGCTGTTGTTTTTTTGCTGGCTGTCCTTTTTTCTGCATCGACCGACGCGCAACGCACGGTCAAACCGGTTCTGCACGGCAAGCATTGGGTGGCCATCACCGGCAAACCGCTGGGAGCCACGGCCGGGGCGATGATATTTGCCCGCGGTGGTAACGCGGTCGACGCCACCTGCGCCATGCTGGCCGCTACTTCAACCATGTGGGACACGCTGGGCTGGGGTGGCGAGACTCAGGCGCTGATTTATCACCCGCAGCAAAAGAAGGTTATCGGCATCAATGGCCTTGGCGTGGCGCCAACGGGTGCCACGGCGGAATTCTTTCGTTCGAAAGGTATGCGCTACCCGCCGGAATTCGGCCCGCTGGCCGCCGTAACGCCCGGCACACCGGGAGCCCTGATGACCATGCTGGCGGAGTGGGGCACCTTGTCACTGGCTGACGTCCTGGCGCCGGCGATGGATATGGCCGCCGGCTACCCGGTCGAACAGTCGCAGGCGGACAACATGGAAAGGCGCCGCGAAGTTCTGTCGCAGTGGGAGTACTCGGCAAAAGTTTTCCTGCCGCACCTGGAGGAATGCAAGCGCTCGCGCAAGGCTGACTGCCGTGCGGCGCCGTATCCGGGCGAAGTGCTGCGTCAGGCTGAGCTGCTGGACACGTTAAAAAAACTTGTTGCTGCTGAACAAACCGCCCTGGATAAAGGCGCTGATCGCAAGGCGGCCATCTATGCTGCCTACGAGCGCTTTTACAAAGGCGATATCGCCGCCGAGCTGGTACGCGCGACACAGGCCGCCGGCGGTCTGATTACCATGCAGGATCTTGCCAGCTGGGAAGTGAAGATTGAGCAGCCGGTGATGAGCACCTACAAGGGTATCGAGGTCTACAAGCTCACCCACTGGGTGCAGGGCCCGGTCATGCTGCAGGCGCTGAATATTCTGGAGAGTGCCGATGTTGCCGCGATGGGCTACAACAGCACGCGGTACATACACGCGCTGTACCAGGCGATGAACCTGGCCTTTGCCGATCGTGATTTTTATTACGGCGACCCGTACATGCCGCCGGTGGAACCAATCGCCGGTTTATTATCGAAAAAATACGCGCAGAGCCGTTTTGAGAAGATTGACTGGCGCCGCAATGATGCCGGTGCAAAACCAGGCGACCCCTATAAATTCCAGAAGGGAAAAAACCCGTATCTTGATTTGCTGAAGGACTGGACCAATGTGCCGCCTGCGGCCGATGCGGAAGGCGAAGCGGGCTGGCAGCAGACCAACCTGCTGACGCCAGACGAGGCCTTCATGGCCGGCACCACATCGATACAGGCTGCCGATGCAGAGGGCTGGATCGTATCGGTGACGCCATCCGGTGGCTGGATCCCGGCATTCATTGCCGGCAAAACAGGTATCGGCCTGTCGCAGCGTATGCAGAGTTTTGTGCTGGATCCGGCGATGAACCCCTACAACGTGCTCACGCCCGGGCAGCGCCCGCGTGCCACGCTGACGCCTGGTATGGCCATCCGCGATGGTAAGCCCTACCTCTCATTTGCAGTGCAGGGCGGTGATAGTCAGGACCAGAACCTGCTGCAGTTTTTTCTCAATGTCGTCGAGTTCGGTATGAACGTGCAGGAGGCAGTGGAGGCCGCCAATATCAACAGCTACCAGATGCAGTCGAGTTTCGGCGCCCATACTGCTGAGCCCGGCCGCTTGCGGGTGCGGGACGACTTACCTGAGTTCACGCAGCAACAGCTGAAGAAGATGGGTTACAAGGTCGAGACGCGCCAGCGCACATCCGGGCCGATTACCGCCATCTACTTCGACCACGACAATGGCACGCTGTGGGGTGGCGCCAGCGACTTCGGTGAAGATTACGGGCTGGCATGGTAG
- the hutH gene encoding histidine ammonia-lyase, translating into MSKLELDGSSLRLKDLLHLEDCKPSLSASAVQSMNAAVTSLRKIVDEGQVVYGVNTGFGAFANRRIDRDAVETLQYNLVRSHACGVGQPLPSAVVRRAMLLKANSLAAALSGARPLLAETLLAMVDHDITPLIPSRGSVAASGDLAPLAHMALALIGEGEARQGDRELSGSDVLEAAGVKPVVLQAKEGLAMINGTQISTALAVEGLIRAERLLNAAIVIGALSVEALAGSFTPFDQRIHKASNLQGQQKVAEQFRNLLTGSDINNSHVDCDRVQDPYSLRCMPQVLGAVWDALDHVADVLARQINGVTDNPLIFGNDVLSGGNFHAEPLGFVCDYMTIAVAELASIAERRIDLMDRKINPNLSMFLTSEPGLESGYMVAHVTATALVSENKTLAHPASVDSLPTSAGQEDHVSMAAWAGIKLNRVCDNVGYVLAIELIAAAHAIDAQRPLKTTPQLEPLHAWVRQRVAYDPKDHRHDKEIASISSAIKKGALEHFLPRRKLTDVVEK; encoded by the coding sequence ATGAGCAAACTGGAACTGGACGGCAGTAGCCTGCGTCTCAAGGATCTGCTGCACCTCGAAGACTGCAAACCCTCACTCAGCGCGTCGGCGGTGCAGTCGATGAACGCAGCCGTAACGTCATTGCGGAAAATTGTCGACGAAGGACAGGTAGTTTACGGAGTCAACACCGGGTTTGGCGCTTTTGCCAACCGCCGCATCGATCGTGATGCGGTCGAAACGCTGCAGTACAACCTGGTTCGAAGTCATGCGTGCGGCGTCGGCCAGCCATTACCGTCCGCGGTGGTTCGCCGTGCAATGCTGCTCAAGGCAAACAGCCTGGCGGCAGCGCTTTCCGGCGCCCGGCCGCTGCTGGCGGAAACTCTGCTGGCAATGGTGGATCACGATATAACCCCGCTGATCCCGTCGCGCGGGTCGGTCGCAGCTTCAGGCGACCTTGCACCGCTGGCGCACATGGCATTGGCACTCATTGGTGAAGGTGAAGCCCGACAGGGCGATCGCGAGCTGTCGGGCAGCGACGTGCTCGAGGCTGCGGGTGTGAAACCCGTGGTGCTGCAGGCCAAGGAAGGGCTTGCCATGATAAATGGCACACAGATCAGCACCGCACTGGCTGTCGAGGGCCTGATACGCGCCGAACGCCTGCTCAACGCTGCCATTGTAATCGGCGCGCTGTCTGTCGAAGCGCTGGCCGGAAGTTTTACGCCCTTTGATCAGCGCATACACAAAGCGAGTAACCTGCAGGGACAGCAGAAAGTCGCCGAGCAGTTTCGAAACTTGCTGACCGGCAGCGATATCAACAACTCGCATGTCGATTGTGACCGGGTGCAGGATCCCTATTCGCTGCGCTGCATGCCACAGGTGCTCGGGGCTGTGTGGGACGCGCTGGATCATGTGGCCGACGTTCTGGCACGACAAATAAATGGTGTCACCGACAATCCGTTGATATTTGGTAACGATGTGCTGTCGGGCGGAAACTTTCATGCCGAGCCGCTGGGCTTTGTATGCGACTACATGACAATTGCAGTCGCCGAGCTGGCGAGTATTGCCGAGCGGCGTATCGACCTGATGGACCGCAAGATCAACCCGAATCTGAGCATGTTCCTCACCTCGGAGCCCGGCCTGGAATCGGGCTACATGGTCGCGCATGTCACCGCTACGGCACTGGTGTCGGAAAACAAGACACTGGCGCATCCGGCCTCGGTCGACAGCCTGCCCACCTCCGCCGGGCAGGAAGACCACGTCAGCATGGCTGCCTGGGCCGGAATCAAACTCAACCGCGTCTGTGACAACGTCGGCTACGTACTGGCCATTGAGCTGATTGCAGCGGCGCATGCCATCGACGCACAACGGCCGCTGAAAACGACGCCACAACTCGAACCGCTGCACGCCTGGGTACGCCAGCGCGTCGCCTACGACCCGAAAGACCATCGACACGACAAGGAAATCGCCAGCATTTCCAGCGCCATAAAAAAGGGAGCACTTGAGCACTTCCTCCCCCGGCGCAAGCTGACGGATGTTGTCGAAAAGTAA
- the hutI gene encoding imidazolonepropionase gives MSSSSIDVHDLIVKNARLYPMAGDVRPAAATSFAVSGGRISALPASGEATSTIDAGGRVVLPGLIDCHTHALYAGDRMAEHKRRLEGATYAQIAREGGGISSTVRAVRAASEDQLVEQTLPRVAALAREGVTTIEIKSGYGLTTSDELKMLRAIGSVARNTEQRIVPTFLGAHAIPAESGKEKYVAEICQEMLPAVAEQKLSDTCDIYIESIAFDQDAARTILERAAALGLQRRAHTEQLSNSGGTALAAALGALSCDHLECAEDDDIQAMGIHGAVAVLLPGAYYFLREIHRPPLASLHRHKVPIAVASDLNPGTSPIASLLTAMHMATIMFGLTADEALLGVTQNAARALGKQDNIGTLEVGKLADFSLWDIPAPEFLLYRLGGITPEAVYINGQPV, from the coding sequence ATGTCTTCATCGAGTATTGATGTGCATGACCTGATTGTTAAGAACGCAAGATTGTACCCGATGGCAGGTGATGTCCGGCCAGCCGCCGCCACCTCTTTTGCGGTTAGCGGCGGTCGTATCAGCGCCCTGCCGGCCAGCGGCGAGGCAACCAGCACCATTGATGCAGGTGGCCGTGTCGTACTACCAGGGCTAATCGATTGTCACACCCATGCGCTTTATGCCGGTGACCGGATGGCCGAACACAAACGCCGGCTTGAGGGTGCCACCTACGCACAGATCGCCCGCGAAGGTGGCGGCATCTCCTCCACGGTACGTGCAGTGCGCGCCGCCAGCGAAGACCAGCTGGTCGAACAGACGTTGCCACGGGTTGCGGCACTGGCGCGCGAAGGCGTGACCACAATTGAAATAAAAAGCGGTTACGGACTTACCACCAGTGACGAACTGAAGATGTTACGCGCGATTGGCAGCGTTGCGCGTAATACGGAGCAGCGCATCGTGCCGACTTTCCTCGGTGCGCACGCTATCCCGGCAGAATCGGGCAAGGAAAAATACGTCGCAGAAATATGCCAGGAGATGCTGCCGGCCGTAGCCGAGCAAAAACTCAGCGACACCTGCGACATATATATCGAGTCAATAGCATTCGACCAGGACGCGGCCCGGACCATACTCGAGCGCGCCGCAGCACTCGGCCTGCAGCGGCGCGCACACACCGAGCAGTTGTCCAATTCCGGCGGCACGGCCCTCGCGGCCGCGCTTGGCGCGCTGTCCTGCGATCATCTCGAGTGCGCCGAAGACGATGACATACAGGCGATGGGCATTCACGGCGCCGTCGCGGTGCTGCTGCCCGGGGCCTATTATTTCCTGCGCGAGATCCATCGCCCGCCACTGGCTTCGCTGCACCGGCACAAGGTGCCGATAGCCGTTGCCAGTGACCTGAACCCTGGCACGTCTCCCATCGCCAGCCTGCTGACCGCGATGCACATGGCGACCATCATGTTTGGCCTTACTGCTGATGAAGCGCTGCTGGGTGTCACCCAAAATGCCGCCAGGGCGCTTGGCAAACAAGACAATATCGGCACACTTGAAGTTGGCAAGCTGGCTGACTTTTCGCTATGGGATATTCCGGCCCCGGAATTCCTGCTCTACCGACTGGGCGGAATCACTCCGGAAGCGGTCTATATCAACGGGCAACCGGTATGA
- a CDS encoding ClbS/DfsB family four-helix bundle protein yields MPIPKSRKDLVDYLQSTYEKLHAELEATGSRAGSLHCVDDWSIKDLLAVRVWWTEHVIDWVEAGQRGERPVTPADGYRWKETPRLNADIVKKCRRESYKSLRQRLEQGYRRALQVIDGLDEGELLDVGVFEWAGGYPVSRWISINTARQYTTARTFIRRAQRKRANRK; encoded by the coding sequence ATGCCGATTCCAAAGTCTCGTAAAGATCTGGTCGACTACCTGCAGTCGACTTACGAAAAGCTTCATGCGGAGCTGGAAGCAACAGGGTCGCGGGCGGGCAGCCTGCATTGCGTTGATGACTGGTCGATAAAGGACCTGTTGGCGGTGCGCGTCTGGTGGACTGAACACGTCATTGACTGGGTTGAAGCCGGCCAACGGGGCGAACGACCGGTCACGCCGGCCGACGGTTATCGCTGGAAGGAAACCCCGCGTCTCAATGCCGATATCGTGAAAAAATGCCGGCGTGAATCCTACAAGTCGTTACGCCAGCGACTGGAGCAGGGTTATCGCCGGGCATTACAGGTTATCGACGGCCTGGATGAAGGCGAGCTGCTCGATGTCGGAGTATTCGAATGGGCAGGCGGCTACCCGGTTTCGCGCTGGATCTCGATCAATACGGCGCGGCAGTATACGACTGCGCGAACGTTTATCAGGCGGGCTCAGCGCAAACGCGCTAACAGGAAATAA
- a CDS encoding lactoylglutathione lyase → MRYLHTMVRVSDLDESLRFYRDSLGLVEVRRNDYEQGRFTLVFLAAPGDVDRAGEESAPMVELTYNWDPDNYGGGRNFGHLAYRVGNIYETCQKLMDAGVTINRPPRDGRMAFVRSPDNISIELLQEGEALPLTEPWKSMGNSGEW, encoded by the coding sequence ATGAGATATCTGCACACAATGGTTCGGGTGTCGGATCTGGACGAGTCACTCAGGTTCTATCGTGACAGTCTCGGACTGGTCGAAGTACGGCGTAATGATTACGAGCAGGGGCGCTTTACGCTGGTATTTCTTGCAGCACCCGGCGACGTGGATCGCGCGGGTGAAGAAAGCGCACCAATGGTGGAACTCACCTACAACTGGGATCCTGATAACTACGGCGGCGGACGCAACTTCGGGCACCTGGCGTACCGGGTCGGGAACATCTACGAGACATGCCAGAAACTGATGGATGCCGGCGTCACCATCAACCGGCCGCCACGCGACGGGCGCATGGCTTTTGTCCGCTCGCCCGACAATATTTCCATCGAGTTACTGCAAGAGGGTGAAGCGCTGCCCCTGACCGAGCCGTGGAAGTCTATGGGCAATTCCGGCGAATGGTAG
- the hutU gene encoding urocanate hydratase codes for MEVIVGSRFRDVELHAPTGAQMQCKGWVQEAALRMLHNNLDPDVAENPKELIVYGGIGRAARDWESFDAIVATLRRLENDETLLVQSGKPVGVFKTHEMAPRVLIANSNLVGNWANWEHFFELDKKGLMMFGQMTAGSWIYIGSQGIVQGTYETFAEALRQHYDGSGKGRWLLTGGLGGMGGAQPLASVFAGMSCLGVEIDPERIEKRLQTGYLDHKADSLSEALRLIDAAHARGEAVSVGLLGNAAEVFPQILAGDRQPDMVTDQTSAHDPLNGYIPSGYSLLRAAQLRESDPAEYVKLSKQSMALQVRAMLGFHERGIPTFDYGNNIRAMAQDAGVENAFDFQGFVPLYIRPLFCEGIGPFRWAALSGDPEDIHHTDKKARELFPDKESLHRWLDHAAARIQFQGLPCRICWLGYKERHLLGLAFNEMVRSGELKAPIVIGRDHLDSGSVASPNRETEGMQDGSDAVADWPLLNAMLNTASGASWVSFHHGGGVGMGYSLHAGVVIVADGSERAEKALQRVLVNDPGTGVMRHADAGYDRAIEVARERGLDLPMVRT; via the coding sequence ATGGAGGTCATCGTGGGCAGTCGATTCCGCGACGTAGAACTGCACGCACCAACCGGCGCACAAATGCAGTGTAAAGGCTGGGTACAGGAAGCTGCCTTGCGCATGCTGCACAACAACCTCGACCCGGACGTTGCCGAAAATCCCAAAGAGCTGATTGTTTATGGCGGCATCGGCCGCGCTGCGCGTGACTGGGAATCGTTTGACGCCATCGTAGCCACGCTCAGGCGGCTGGAGAACGACGAAACACTGCTCGTACAGTCCGGCAAACCTGTCGGTGTTTTCAAGACTCACGAGATGGCGCCACGGGTGCTGATCGCCAACTCCAACCTGGTCGGCAACTGGGCCAACTGGGAGCACTTTTTCGAGCTGGATAAAAAAGGCCTGATGATGTTCGGCCAGATGACGGCCGGCTCGTGGATCTACATAGGTTCGCAGGGCATCGTGCAGGGTACTTATGAGACTTTTGCCGAGGCGCTGCGCCAACACTATGACGGCAGTGGCAAGGGGCGCTGGCTGTTGACCGGTGGTCTGGGCGGCATGGGCGGTGCGCAGCCGCTGGCATCGGTATTTGCCGGGATGAGTTGTCTTGGCGTGGAAATTGATCCCGAGCGCATCGAAAAGCGCCTGCAGACCGGCTACCTTGATCACAAAGCCGACAGCCTCAGCGAGGCGCTGCGCCTGATCGATGCCGCGCATGCCAGGGGCGAGGCAGTCAGTGTCGGCCTGCTCGGCAATGCCGCTGAAGTATTTCCACAGATACTCGCCGGTGACAGGCAGCCGGACATGGTCACTGACCAGACCTCGGCACACGACCCGTTGAATGGCTACATTCCGTCCGGATATTCACTGCTGCGTGCCGCACAATTGCGCGAATCGGACCCGGCCGAATACGTGAAATTGTCAAAGCAATCCATGGCGCTGCAGGTGCGCGCAATGCTCGGCTTTCATGAGCGCGGAATTCCGACATTTGATTACGGCAACAACATACGTGCCATGGCGCAGGACGCGGGCGTGGAAAACGCTTTCGACTTTCAGGGCTTTGTACCGCTGTACATCCGTCCGCTGTTTTGCGAAGGCATCGGGCCATTTCGCTGGGCGGCGCTATCGGGCGACCCGGAAGACATACACCACACCGACAAAAAGGCCCGCGAACTGTTTCCGGACAAGGAAAGCCTGCATCGCTGGCTGGACCATGCCGCAGCGCGTATCCAGTTCCAGGGCCTGCCGTGCCGTATCTGCTGGCTCGGCTACAAGGAACGCCACCTGCTGGGGCTTGCATTCAATGAAATGGTACGCAGCGGGGAACTGAAAGCACCGATCGTAATTGGCCGGGATCACCTCGATTCGGGCTCGGTCGCATCACCTAATCGGGAAACTGAAGGGATGCAGGACGGCAGTGACGCTGTGGCCGACTGGCCGCTGCTCAACGCCATGCTCAACACCGCCAGCGGCGCGTCATGGGTGAGTTTTCATCACGGTGGCGGTGTCGGTATGGGCTATTCGCTGCATGCCGGCGTGGTAATCGTCGCCGACGGCTCCGAACGCGCCGAAAAAGCGCTGCAGCGAGTGCTGGTCAACGACCCGGGCACCGGGGTAATGCGCCACGCTGATGCCGGCTACGACCGCGCCATCGAGGTCGCACGCGAACGTGGCCTCGATTTGCCGATGGTCAGGACATAA
- a CDS encoding FecR domain-containing protein: MREITRKLLPAIVVLLLAGATVGVGAAEDGQSIQVESGDTLFGLVRMHYPNQPARWSLIENEIFIANPHAFSNEDKSQLRVGAWLELPEYVIPDDTPEPEPAPEPPRLELTTVGTVTALSGIPLALDLNNEERQLALQGDVFRGDTIMTRDDSEARLQMSDGAQLHLRPNSRVVIEDYGFNEFTPSASRSIITLLKGGFRAITGLIARRNPASFRINTVVATIGVRGTDFGVRVCEPNECSLPEAGVFEAGNYSGVLDGEITLSNDTGTVGIPRGEFMRTTSADEAPEPAPEAALLIFSPDELAALEEDTRPLNFFQWLRSILFKD; this comes from the coding sequence GTGCGTGAAATCACTCGTAAGCTGCTACCCGCAATTGTCGTACTGCTCCTGGCAGGCGCCACCGTGGGTGTGGGTGCTGCCGAAGACGGGCAATCCATACAGGTCGAGTCCGGCGATACGCTGTTTGGCCTGGTGCGGATGCATTACCCGAACCAGCCGGCACGCTGGTCACTGATCGAAAACGAGATATTCATTGCCAACCCGCACGCATTCAGCAACGAGGACAAATCACAGTTGCGCGTCGGTGCCTGGCTGGAACTACCCGAATACGTAATCCCGGACGACACCCCCGAACCGGAACCGGCACCGGAGCCGCCACGGCTGGAGCTGACCACCGTGGGCACGGTGACTGCGCTCAGCGGCATTCCGCTGGCACTGGATCTTAACAATGAGGAGCGCCAGCTGGCGCTGCAGGGCGACGTGTTTCGCGGTGACACCATCATGACCCGTGACGACAGCGAGGCGCGGCTGCAGATGAGTGACGGCGCGCAGCTGCATCTGCGGCCAAATTCGCGCGTGGTTATTGAAGATTACGGTTTCAATGAGTTCACTCCGAGCGCCAGCCGCAGCATCATCACGCTGCTGAAAGGCGGTTTCCGGGCCATCACCGGTCTGATTGCACGACGCAACCCGGCCTCATTTCGTATTAACACGGTGGTGGCAACCATCGGCGTACGTGGCACCGATTTTGGCGTGCGCGTGTGTGAGCCCAACGAGTGCTCGCTGCCGGAAGCGGGCGTGTTTGAGGCGGGTAATTATTCCGGCGTGCTCGACGGCGAAATCACTCTCAGCAATGACACCGGAACGGTAGGCATACCACGCGGCGAGTTCATGCGCACAACAAGTGCCGATGAAGCGCCGGAACCGGCGCCCGAAGCGGCCCTGCTGATCTTCAGCCCCGATGAACTGGCCGCACTGGAAGAAGACACCAGACCACTGAATTTTTTCCAGTGGCTGCGCTCGATCCTGTTCAAGGACTAA